A region of the Kaistia geumhonensis genome:
GTGGCGGACCGCCTTCACGATCTCCGGGCCGAACGTGATGTTGGGCACGAAATGCCCGTCCATGATGTCGAGATGGATCCAGTCGGCCCCGGCGGCGTCGATGGCTTTGATCTCCTCGCCGAGACGCGAGAAATCCGACGACAGGACGGAGGGGGCGACGAGGGGCAGATGGGCCATGGCGGTCTCTCGAGCCTTTCGATCGCTTGGGATGAACTAGGCCGTACCATGGGCCTTGTGCGCCAGCAATTGCCGCGCGCTCCCCGCGCGGGCAAAGTCGCGCTGATCGGGAATCTCCGCATTCCCCGGCGTGATGCGAACCCCCAGGGCGCCGCGTCCGGGGCGGGCGGGGGCCGTCAGCGTGGAAGGGAATAGCGTGATCGAACTCGAACGTGGCCGCGCCGGCCAGATTCTCCTGCGCGGGGACGCGGTCGTTCGGCCGGCCGGCGCATGGACGCCGACGGTCCATCGCTTCCTTAGCCATCTTCGCGACCGCGGCTTTGCCGCCGCTCCGGTTCCCCTCGCGATCGAAGGCGATCAGGAGGTCGTGAGCTATGTGGCGGGACGCGTTTCGGAAGACCTCGCCGATCCGCTCACCGGCTCTCCGGCCATGCTGATCTCGGCGGCGAGGCTGCTCAGGCGTTTCCACGACGCGTCCCGCGGGTTTCTCGAAAGTGACGGCGCCGCGCAGCACTGGATGCTCCCGGCGCAGGAGCCGCGGGAGCTGGTCTGCCACGGTGACTTCGCGCCCTACAATGTCGTGACCGAGGGCGAGGCCGCCGTCGGACTGATCGATTTCGACGCCGCGCATCCGGCGCCGGCCGCCTGGGACATCGCCTATGCGCTCTATCGCTGGGCGCCGCTCACCGACCCGGCGCAAGCCGGCGCTGTCCATGACAGCGAGGAGCAGCTTCGCCGGGCGCGACTTTTCTGCGATGCCTATGGCGCGGACGAGGCCGGGAGGTGGCAACTGCCGCATATGATCGGGCGGCGCGTGAGAGCGCTGGTCGATTTCATGCTCGCGCGGGCCGAGGCCGGCGACGTATCCTTCGCGGAGGCGGTCGCGCGAGGAGATTCCGACATCTATATCAGGGACTTGGACTACCTCGCGCGGATCGGCGAGCGGTTGCGTCTCGCCCTGATCTGACTAGAGTCGCGCAGCATGGCCCCGTGCGGTGCCCGTTTGCTGAACAGGGGCTGGTGATGGACAAATTCGACGCGATCGTGCTCGGGGCGGGGATCGTCGGCGTTTCCGCCGCGATCCATCTGCTGCGGCGCAACCGCACGGTCCTCATCCTCGACAGGGCCGCGCCGGGGGAGGGCACCTCCTACGGCAATGCCGGGGTGATCGAGCGCGAAGGCTTCTACCCGATCGTCTTTCCGCGCAAC
Encoded here:
- a CDS encoding phosphotransferase enzyme family protein, producing MIELERGRAGQILLRGDAVVRPAGAWTPTVHRFLSHLRDRGFAAAPVPLAIEGDQEVVSYVAGRVSEDLADPLTGSPAMLISAARLLRRFHDASRGFLESDGAAQHWMLPAQEPRELVCHGDFAPYNVVTEGEAAVGLIDFDAAHPAPAAWDIAYALYRWAPLTDPAQAGAVHDSEEQLRRARLFCDAYGADEAGRWQLPHMIGRRVRALVDFMLARAEAGDVSFAEAVARGDSDIYIRDLDYLARIGERLRLALI